A window from Toxoplasma gondii ME49 chromosome IX, whole genome shotgun sequence encodes these proteins:
- a CDS encoding NADH dehydrogenase (NDH2-II) (encoded by transcript TGME49_288830~Product name based on PMID:18786503.) has protein sequence MAMLFSSSAAGSLPSRRSRSVAAKLAPFASPIFSSPLLKQGADTAFGLRSPTPGLSVHPRFASRGPLTRSEEAGKAPFGFSTARGEQTATETNAPRFGTSLCSSFPLSATQKSHGSREKGLTNERAFSTFSFQGFMKNVKSRNAKPYTGPPQKVVVLGTGWASVNFFRHLDPNIYDVTVISPRNYFTFTPLLPSVCAGTLSPLSCIEPVRSLTYRNGRKVADFYEAHCTDVDFKNRIVACDSRQGGHFKVKYDYLVIAVGSESNTFGIKDVAANAFFLKEVEHAMAIRKKVMNNFELAALPQTSEKERDRLLHFVVVGGGPTGVESAAEFADFIKEDMSKYFPQLIPHVSISLIEGGSRLLGTYPPDISAFAEKTLTEELHVKLLLRSTVVGVDATSVRYVSNEPGASKEPKELLHGFVLWASGVGEVPLVKKIIAENFPNVEGKPRLRGLPVDAQLRLLNQPNVYALGDCAAIAPPRLADAAQELFSKAGAAEPTPQWLGRHAPTLAQQFPQLSPLKFNFAKLQSNEHLPADQFKSFLAEIDAAYRPPAPTAQNARQEGIYLAKVFNECPHPEEKADAPAFQETWNGSLAYVGSGQAVAHLPYFNIKGGFLSLPFWKAVYTQMQITWRSRTICLFDWLKTFFAGRDVGRDHEYYNH, from the exons aTGGCGAtgctcttctccagctcaGCAGCAGGCAGCCTGCCCTCGCGCAGAAGCCGATCCGTCGCTGCGAAGTTGGCGcccttcgcttctccaattttctcgtctccactcttgaaGCAAGGCGCAGATACTGCCTTTGGTCTGCGCAGCCCCACACCTGGGCTGTCCGTACACCCGAGATTTGCTTCCAGAGGACCCTTGACACGGAGCGAGGAAGCCGGAAAGGCACCCTTCGGTTTCTCTACCGCGAGAGGCGAGCAGACGGCCACGGAGACAAATGCGCCGAGATTCGGGACGAGCctttgctcttcttttccgttgTCGGCGACTCAGAAAAGCCACGGTTCGCGAGAGAAGGGCCTCACAAACGAACGGGCCTTCTCGACCTTCTCTTTTCAAGGCTTTATGAAAAATGTCAAgtcgagaaacgcaaagCCATACACTGGACCCCCGCAGAAAGTCGTTGTCCTCGGAACCGGCTGGGCATCTGTCAATTTCTTCCGACACCTCGACCCAAACAT CTACGATGTCACTGTGATTTCGCCGCGCAACTACTTCACTTTtacgcctcttctcccctccgtCTGTGCCGGCACCctctcgccgctctcctGCATTGAG CCTGTGCGCTCGTTGACCTACCGCAACGGCCGGAAGGTCGCTGACTTCTACGAGGCTCACTGCACAGATGTGGACTTCAAGAATCGCATCGTCG CCTGCGACAGCCGCCAGGGTGGACATTTCAAGGTGAAGTACGACTACCTGGTCATTGCGGTTGGGTCGGAGTCGAACACCTTCGGTATCAAGGACGTAGCTGcaaacgcgttttttctgaAGGAGGTGGAGCATGCAATGGCCATCCGGAAGAAAGTGATGAACAACTTCGAACTCGCAGCCCTGCCGC AAACATCTGAGAAAGAACGCGACCGCCTTTTGCACTTTGTTGTCGTTGGCGGAGGCCCGACGGGTGTCGAAAGCGCAGCAGAGTTCGCCGATTTCATCAAAGAGGACATGAGCAAGTACTTCCCGCAG CTGATTCCTCACGTGAGCATTTCCTTGATCGAAGGCGGGAGCCGTTTGCTGGGGACGTACCCGCCAGACATTTCCGCTTTTGCGGAGAAAACTCTGACGGAGGAGTTGCACGTCAAACTGTTGCTTCGAAGCACCGTCGTCGGCGTGGACGCGACCTCTGTACGTTATGTTTCCAACGAACCTGGCGCCTCAAAAGAG CCCAAGGAGTTGCTGCACGGATTTGTGTTATGGGCAAGCGGCGTGGGTGAGGTGCCCCTCGTGAAGAAGATTATCGCAGAGAATTTCCCAAATGTCGAAGGAAAACCTCGTCTTCGAGGCCTTCCCGTCGACGCTCAGCTTCGCTTGCTGAACCAGCCAAATGTGTACGCTTTAGGTGACTGCGCTGCCATTGCACCCCCACGGCTGGCGGACGCTGCGCAAGAGCTGTTCTCGAAAGCGGG CGCTGCCGAACCGACCCCCCAGTGGCTTGGCCGACACGCACCGACCCTAGCTCAACAGTTCCCTCAGCTGAGTCCTCTCAAGTTCAACTTCGCGAAACTTCAGTCCAACGAGCATTTGCCTGCAGACCAGTTCAAGTCTTTCCTAG CCGAGATCGACGCGGCTTACCGACCCCCTGCGCCGACAGCTCAGAACGCCCGTCAAGAAGGCATTTACCTCGCGAAAGTGTTCAACGAATGTCCCCacccagaagaaaaagccgaCGCGCCTGCTTTCCAGGAAACGTGGAACGGCTCTCTCGCTTATGTTG GGAGTGGCCAGGCGGTGGCACATTTGCCGTACTTCAATATCAAGGgcggtttcctctcgctccccTTCTGGAAG GCCGTATATACGCAGATGCAAATCACGTGGCGCAGTCGAACGATATGCCTCTTTGACTGGCTAAAGACGTTCTTTGCAGGCCGAGATGTTGGCCGGGATCACGAATATTACAACCACTGA
- a CDS encoding hypothetical protein (encoded by transcript TGME49_288840), translating into MEIMNDCRVALCSIFLFCASLQCEGSQQPARIATAWSEVPRGRIAVNAERCCGTTEHIHNSRIAEASTGDPWNDSSSPLDAEDSSSVESLPWIDCDPGDSEAVVVQTIRDTTIAFALLCVTLLANIRPPYARRQRTAHGSRPEPQRTPGGYRRRLAMSSKSDTEKRKRQHPGESSSPAPVQPSQAVSSPSQQAAAPSHASVSQVSSSLSQLQLTSSGGAESSHSAPPRRSTALQSGQTRYAQSNPHNPIPLLPSLSSTPPAEAPSPELGARPRRVACPIGWTCAGLSGAMAAKSMERSLPSASTILGKSINDRVDALVTQESKRQAVALLQHSSKTRRTDEPSPRKSLDEMLIKWQPSDSELKDAKEETVRKFGNRTFAAAVAATMLVSPTMQAYLEWLTETEARGTQELTLILEQKRREEAMGHADKEGRVTLQERLRRLSRESPCWGNGPSRDLLLWLGKTRLQEVVNPTKMKKKSRLRLSRKELFSLPSMGAVVLPAIQEEGEPEEAGEPAGASGAAVSPAVSEMPPQIEGHSSGSSAVGGLLDAIQKAFTCKEKIVLRKELRGFNTLVEEMKSKLRDVHPDTAAAALREHALVKLGEVMFARKLRERARRWKYSKSRLPTRMKRGEGLESLQTVPAGFWTDPYT; encoded by the coding sequence ATGGAAATCATGAACGACTGCCGTGTCGCCCTGTGCTCCATCTTCCTTTtttgcgcttctctgcaATGTGAAGGCTCCCAACAACCGGCACGAATTGCCACCGCCTGGTCAGAGGTACCCCGGGGGCGAATCGCGGTGAATGCGGAGCGGTGTTGTGGGACAACAGAGCACATTCATAATTCGAGGATCGCCGAAGCCAGTACTGGAGACCCCTGGAATGACAGCTCATCGCCGCTAGATGCTGAGGACTCGAGTAGTGTAGAGTCATTGCCCTGGATCGACTGCGACCCTGGGGACAGTGAAGCTGTGGTGGTTCAGACGATCAGGGACACTACAATTGCCTTTGCACTTCTCTGTGTGACACTCCTTGCGAACATACGGCCACCATATGCTCGCAGACAAAGAACCGCGCATGGCAGTCGCCCTGAACCCCAGCGTACGCCTGGTGGGTATAGGCGGCGGCTTGCCATGTCTTCGAAAAGCGatacagaaaaacgcaagcgGCAGCATCCGGGGGAAAGCAGCTCTCCAGCACCAGTTCAGCCTTCCCAGGCTGTGAGTTCGCCTTCGCAGCAAGCTGCAGCGCCTTCACATGCGAGCGTGTCGCAAGTGAGTAGCTCTTTGTCGCAGCTCCAACTTACCTCCAGTGGGGGCGCCGAGTCCAGTCACAGCGCACCTCCTCGGAGATCGACCGCTTTACAAAGTGGACAAACTAGATATGCTCAATCGAATCCGCACAACCCAATTCCTCTCCTCCCATCACTTTCTTCAACGCCACCAGCGGAAGCACCCTCTCCTGAGCTAGGTGCCCGCCCTCGCCGGGTGGCCTGTCCGATAGGATGGACATGTGCTGGCCTCAGTGGAGCGATGGCGGCAAAGAGCATGGAGCGTTCGCTTCCATCAGCGTCGACAATTTTGGGGAAAAGTATCAACGACCGAGTCGATGCGTTGGTCACCCAGGAATCAAAGCGACAGGCTGTGGCGCTCTTACAGCACTCCAGCAAGACGCGTAGGACGGACGAGCCGTctcccagaaaaagcttGGACGAGATGCTCATCAAGTGGCAACCGAGCGACAGCGAACTTAAAGATGCCAAAGAGGAAACAGTGAGAAAGTTCGGCAACCGGACTTTCGCTGCTGCTGTTGCAGCCACCATGCTAGTTTCTCCGACGATGCAAGCCTACTTGGAATGGCTGACGGAAACAGAGGCGCGTGGGACACAAGAACTGACGCTGATCCTTgagcaaaagagaagagaagaagcgatgGGGCACGCTGACAAGGAAGGGAGAGTAACGTTACAGGAGCGTCTTCGTAGGCTCTCGAGAGAATCGCCGTGTTGGGGGAACGGCCCGTCACGTGACCTGCTTCTGTGGCTCGGAAAAACGCGGTTGCAAGAGGTTGTGAACCCTacgaaaatgaagaaaaaaTCGCGATTGCGACTAAGTAGAAAAGAATTATTTTCGCTGCCGTCAATGGGGGCCGTCGTCCTCCCTGCGATACAGGAAGAAGGTGAACCAGAAGAGGCCGGAGAGCCTGCTGGGGCATCGGGTGCAGCTGTGAGTCCGGCGGTTAGCGAGATGCCTCCACAGATAGAGGGACACAGTTCCGGTTCATCTGCAGTAGGCGGTCTTCTAGATGCCATACAGAAAGCTTTCACCTGCAAGGAAAAGATCGTGCTGAGGAAGGAATTACGTGGATTTAATACACTGGTTGAAGAAATGAAGAGTAAACTTCGAGACGTTCACCCAGATACCGCTGCGGCAGCACTGCGAGAGCATGCACTCGTGAAACTGGGTGAAGTGATGTTTGCAAGGAagttgagagagagagcaaggaggTGGAAGTACAGTAAATCCCGATTGCCAACACGCATGAAACGCGGAGAAGGACTGGAATCACTTCAGACCGTGCCCGCGGGTTTTTGGACCGACCCGTACACGTAA